The Pygocentrus nattereri isolate fPygNat1 chromosome 17, fPygNat1.pri, whole genome shotgun sequence genome window below encodes:
- the LOC108410418 gene encoding claudin-4-like: MRGKLEILAMVLGAIGLVGVITVTALPMWKVTAFIGANLIVMETQWEGLWMVCVRQADINMQCKVYDSLLILPPDIQAARGLMCVAIVLATLGILVSACGLRQTIWWQDHGQGKKVALVGGACLFLASALATLIPVCWTTNTIVRDFYNPNVMESRKREIGQSLYIGYATAMVLLVAGVILIFRCQKGHNEEEEGGYAPAVDERMDMMSLKRTPSDYYDMKQYV, encoded by the coding sequence ATGCGAGGAAAGCTGGAGATCCTGGCCATGGTGCTGGGGGCCATAGGCCTGGTAGGTGTCATCACAGTGACGGCGCTTCCCATGTGGAAGGTGACGGCCTTCATCGGTGCCAACCTCATCGTCATGGAGACACAGTGGGAGGGGCTGTGGATGGTGTGCGTGCGGCAGGCGGACATCAACATGCAGTGCAAGGTGTACGACTCGCTGCTGATCCTGCCGCCAGACATCCAGGCAGCCCGTGGCCTAATGTGTGTTGCCATAGTCCTTGCCACCCTGGGCATCCTCGTGTCTGCCTGTGGCCTCCGTCAGACCATCTGGTGGCAAGACCACGGTCAGGGCAAGAAGGTGGCCCTTGTGGGAGGGGCGTGTCTCTTCCTGGCCTCAGCTTTGGCGACGCTTATCCCTGTGTGCTGGACCACTAACACCATCGTCCGTGACTTCTACAACCCCAACGTGATGGAATCTCGCAAGCGTGAGATCGGACAATCACTCTACATAGGCTACGCCACCGCCATGGTGCTGCTGGTTGCCGGGGTGATCCTGATCTTTCGCTGTCAGAAAGGACACAACGAGGAGGAGGAAGGGGGTTATGCTCCAGCAGTGGATGAGCGCATGGACATGATGTCACTAAAGCGTACGCCCTCAGACTATTATGATATGAAACAGTATGTCTGA